One window from the genome of Streptomyces sp. WZ-12 encodes:
- a CDS encoding AMP-binding protein — protein sequence MMNPTSGIRLAEDLDVLDREEIERLRRHNLDRMLDAARSTPAVLRRWPRLTSVRDFAGLSGLPPLSPAELAAGRPPHSAEFLLGGDGPGMVIRSGGTSRTLKVMYHSWEFNEQVSALGARGVQAGARRPLGRVANCLLSAELNGAFLFAQEVIRLCSARAFPIGSTMGVGQTAEVLAEHAVDTLIAAPGFGVDILTGVPADRLAALRTFLYIGEGLGTERAKAVATALPELAVRSLAYSTTETGCIGYQCAHQSGTEHHVHEDAVVVEVVDEESGEPLPAGEAGEVLVTPLSDTGMALFRYRIGDRGRLSARPCGCGSRARVLTLLGRTAQSLTVDSETFDTDHMMGRLAALGITDPADCQLQVRWEGNRYRVRLLVSPAVPPGVTTEAVAAAFAGGLEIHAVITGPRCTGFTVERADPARFARTSRGKVPTLYEDIAAS from the coding sequence ATGATGAACCCCACCAGCGGCATCCGGCTCGCGGAAGACCTGGACGTGCTGGACCGCGAGGAGATCGAACGGCTGCGACGGCACAACCTCGACCGGATGCTGGACGCGGCCCGCAGCACCCCCGCGGTGCTGCGACGCTGGCCCCGGCTGACCTCCGTGCGGGACTTCGCCGGGCTGTCCGGGCTACCGCCGCTCTCCCCCGCCGAGTTGGCGGCCGGCCGGCCGCCGCACTCGGCGGAGTTCCTGCTCGGCGGCGACGGGCCCGGCATGGTGATCCGCTCCGGCGGCACCTCCCGGACCCTCAAAGTGATGTACCACTCCTGGGAGTTCAACGAGCAGGTGTCCGCGCTCGGGGCCCGCGGCGTACAGGCCGGCGCGCGCCGCCCGCTCGGCCGGGTGGCCAACTGTCTGCTCTCGGCCGAGCTGAACGGCGCCTTCCTCTTCGCCCAGGAGGTCATCCGGCTCTGCTCCGCACGGGCGTTCCCGATCGGCAGCACCATGGGCGTCGGGCAGACCGCCGAGGTACTCGCCGAGCACGCGGTGGACACCCTGATCGCCGCCCCCGGTTTCGGCGTCGACATCCTCACCGGGGTGCCGGCGGACCGACTCGCCGCGCTGCGCACGTTCCTCTACATCGGGGAGGGTCTCGGCACCGAACGCGCGAAGGCGGTCGCCACGGCCCTGCCCGAGCTGGCGGTGCGGTCGCTCGCCTACTCCACCACCGAGACCGGCTGCATCGGCTACCAGTGCGCCCACCAGAGCGGCACCGAGCACCATGTGCACGAGGACGCCGTCGTGGTGGAGGTGGTGGACGAGGAGAGCGGGGAGCCGCTGCCCGCGGGGGAGGCCGGCGAGGTCCTGGTCACACCGCTCAGCGACACCGGCATGGCACTGTTCCGCTACCGGATCGGCGACCGCGGGCGGCTGTCCGCACGGCCGTGCGGGTGCGGGAGCCGGGCGCGTGTCCTCACCCTGCTCGGCCGGACCGCGCAGTCGCTCACCGTGGACTCCGAGACCTTCGACACCGACCACATGATGGGCCGGCTCGCCGCACTCGGCATCACCGACCCCGCCGACTGCCAGTTGCAGGTGCGGTGGGAGGGTAACCGCTATCGGGTGCGGCTCCTGGTGTCGCCCGCCGTGCCGCCGGGCGTCACCACCGAGGCGGTGGCGGCGGCGTTCGCCGGCGGCCTGGAGATCCACGCGGTCATCACCGGACCGCGCTGCACCGGGTTCACCGTGGAGCGGGCCGATCCGGCGCGGTTCGCACGCACCAGCCGCGGCAAGGTCCCCACCCTCTACGAAGACATCGCCGCCTCATGA
- a CDS encoding MFS transporter, producing the protein MFRSMPLTALVVASGASSLGATMTLIAVPWFVLVRTGSGTQTGLVAAAETLGLVLSLLCAGPLVDRYGARRGSVLADLCTCLAVLAIPLADALGVLSLPVLVGLVFMVGASRAPARSAKQVLLPAVIGATGIRVERATSAEETALRTGDLLGAPLGGVLIALVGPTSVLIADGTALIVSALLVGLLVTGAPVGEGAAAAGARGYLRELAKTAVQFRRDRLLLALGAACAAVNALTSGLLSVLLPAYGVSVWHNSTLVGVLIGAASGGSILGTVLYGWLSRGGQRWRTFSVCFLVSGAPVYGVVALNPHPLLLVPLVSLFMIANGPVNPVIAAVKYARVPLALRGRVFAAFSASANAAMPLGLLLAGALLDGMGPAAAAYVLGGVCLAISVCPFLFRIWRDMDAPDPEHGTPTPDTP; encoded by the coding sequence GTGTTCCGCAGCATGCCGCTGACCGCGCTGGTGGTCGCGAGCGGTGCGTCCTCGCTCGGGGCCACCATGACGCTGATCGCGGTGCCGTGGTTCGTCCTGGTCCGGACGGGCAGCGGCACCCAGACCGGGCTGGTCGCCGCCGCGGAGACGCTCGGCCTGGTGCTGTCGCTGCTGTGCGCGGGCCCTTTGGTGGACCGGTACGGGGCCCGGCGCGGCAGCGTACTGGCCGACCTGTGCACTTGTCTGGCGGTGCTGGCGATCCCGCTGGCGGACGCGCTGGGGGTGCTGTCGCTGCCGGTGCTCGTCGGGCTGGTCTTCATGGTCGGCGCGAGCCGGGCCCCCGCGCGCAGTGCCAAGCAGGTGCTGCTGCCCGCCGTGATCGGCGCCACCGGCATCCGGGTCGAGCGCGCGACCAGCGCCGAGGAGACGGCGCTGCGCACCGGGGACCTGCTCGGCGCGCCGCTCGGCGGGGTGTTGATCGCGCTGGTCGGGCCCACCTCGGTGCTGATCGCCGACGGCACCGCGCTGATCGTGTCGGCGCTGCTGGTCGGCCTGTTGGTGACTGGTGCCCCGGTCGGCGAGGGCGCTGCCGCCGCGGGGGCGCGCGGCTATCTGCGCGAACTGGCCAAGACCGCGGTCCAGTTCCGCCGGGACCGGCTGCTGCTGGCCCTCGGCGCCGCCTGTGCCGCGGTCAACGCGCTGACCAGCGGCCTGCTGTCGGTGCTGCTGCCGGCGTACGGGGTGTCGGTGTGGCACAACAGCACCCTGGTGGGCGTGTTGATCGGCGCGGCCAGCGGCGGCAGCATCCTGGGCACCGTGCTGTACGGCTGGTTGAGCCGCGGCGGGCAACGGTGGCGCACCTTCTCGGTCTGCTTCCTGGTCTCCGGCGCCCCGGTCTACGGGGTCGTCGCCCTCAATCCGCACCCGCTGCTGCTGGTGCCGCTGGTCTCCCTGTTCATGATCGCCAACGGGCCGGTGAACCCGGTGATCGCGGCGGTGAAGTACGCCCGGGTCCCACTCGCCCTGCGCGGCCGGGTCTTCGCCGCCTTCAGCGCCTCGGCCAACGCGGCGATGCCGCTGGGCCTGCTGCTCGCCGGCGCGCTGCTCGACGGCATGGGGCCGGCCGCCGCCGCGTACGTCCTGGGCGGGGTCTGCCTGGCCATCAGCGTCTGCCCGTTCCTCTTCCGGATCTGGCGCGACATGGACGCGCCCGACCCGGAGCACGGCACGCCGACGCCCGACACACCGTGA
- a CDS encoding GNAT family N-acetyltransferase, translated as MDRITTERLVLRPFTPQDLDELYDLHRRPDVTRYLLWNARSREETGTALATRCRESELAAEGDNLAIAVTLRASGRLIGEFNLHWLSAELGRAEIGFLLHPDHSGHGYATEAGRQVLRLAFERYGFHRVIGMCNGNNTSSMRLMERLGMRREAFFVQGEMLKGERADLAVYALLGAEWETTPPGVPAPGLPSARG; from the coding sequence ATGGATCGGATCACCACCGAACGGCTCGTGCTGCGCCCGTTCACGCCCCAGGACCTCGATGAGCTGTACGACCTGCACCGCCGTCCTGACGTGACGCGCTACCTGCTGTGGAACGCACGGAGCCGGGAGGAGACGGGCACCGCCCTCGCCACCCGCTGCCGGGAGTCCGAACTGGCCGCCGAGGGCGACAACTTGGCGATCGCCGTGACACTGCGCGCGAGCGGGCGCCTGATCGGCGAGTTCAACCTGCACTGGCTGAGCGCCGAACTGGGCCGCGCCGAGATCGGGTTCCTGCTGCACCCCGACCACTCCGGCCACGGCTACGCCACCGAGGCCGGCCGCCAGGTGCTGCGGCTGGCGTTCGAACGGTACGGCTTCCACCGGGTGATCGGGATGTGCAACGGCAACAACACCTCGTCGATGCGGCTCATGGAGCGGCTCGGCATGCGCCGCGAGGCGTTCTTCGTCCAGGGCGAGATGCTCAAGGGCGAACGGGCCGACCTGGCCGTGTACGCCCTGCTCGGCGCGGAGTGGGAGACCACCCCGCCGGGCGTGCCCGCCCCCGGCCTGCCCAGCGCACGCGGCTGA
- a CDS encoding class I adenylate-forming enzyme family protein — MTLSARTLLPAGLRARLAADPGLGGGNVLESALAHSPAPDLPFLTCARPLATCEGTLRSEFSLRELDRLVQSWSVWYLDRGVRPRDRVAVHLTDSFAYSVHLHALVRIGAIAVLINSKAPREAALALIRRTDPVGLYTTRARLAALGEDLARLPGPRWTELAEDVPAPEAAELPDRARFRHAPEDPVSILHSSGTTGVPKPVVQTHASSVAGPRFRLTHATDEPHELMMAAQPQSHLGSVVYVNYALLAGTPMVALYDPSGAELVAAIGAHRPTTVMAFSHAFAELAEIEAQPGALDSVDSWVTMGDAIHEAHLKTILGRRDPGLPSAVFYDRFGATELGWGVMVHPRSLSSQRNDRCIGRPDALSEVVVLRRDGTRATAGEVGLLGVSGPTVTAGYWNDSDTTYRSRLSGYWLSGDLAYQDEAGYFYQLDRAVDAVETAEGIAHSVHMEEFLLNELPVLADCAVVGGCLDGMNVLVAVVTTGEARPRPETVLASANKVLREAGHQELSVLELARTDADFPQGVTGKVLKRQLRAKYAELAGYLRACDTDAVAWTLDVG; from the coding sequence ATGACCTTGTCCGCGCGCACCCTCCTGCCCGCCGGTCTCCGGGCCAGGCTGGCCGCCGATCCCGGCCTGGGCGGTGGCAATGTGCTGGAGTCTGCGCTGGCCCACAGCCCGGCCCCCGACCTCCCGTTCCTCACCTGTGCCCGCCCGCTGGCGACCTGCGAGGGCACCCTCCGCAGCGAGTTCAGCCTCCGCGAGCTCGACCGGCTCGTACAGAGCTGGTCGGTGTGGTATCTCGACAGGGGCGTACGACCCCGCGACCGGGTCGCGGTCCACCTCACGGACTCCTTCGCCTACTCGGTGCACCTGCACGCACTGGTGCGCATCGGGGCGATCGCGGTACTGATCAACAGCAAGGCCCCGCGCGAGGCGGCCCTCGCGCTGATCCGCCGTACCGATCCGGTCGGCCTCTACACCACGCGCGCCCGCCTCGCGGCCCTGGGCGAGGACCTGGCACGGCTGCCGGGCCCGCGCTGGACGGAGCTGGCCGAGGACGTGCCGGCGCCGGAGGCCGCCGAACTCCCGGACCGGGCGCGGTTCCGGCACGCGCCGGAGGACCCGGTCTCGATCCTGCACTCCTCCGGTACGACGGGCGTGCCGAAGCCGGTGGTGCAGACCCACGCCTCCAGTGTGGCCGGGCCGCGCTTCCGGCTCACCCACGCCACCGACGAGCCGCACGAGCTGATGATGGCGGCGCAGCCGCAGTCGCACCTGGGCTCCGTGGTGTACGTCAACTACGCGCTGCTGGCCGGCACGCCGATGGTGGCCCTCTACGACCCCAGCGGCGCCGAACTCGTGGCGGCGATCGGCGCGCACCGCCCCACCACCGTGATGGCCTTCTCGCACGCCTTCGCGGAGCTGGCCGAGATCGAGGCCCAGCCCGGCGCGCTCGACTCGGTGGACAGCTGGGTGACGATGGGCGACGCCATCCACGAGGCCCACCTGAAAACGATCCTGGGCCGCCGCGACCCGGGACTCCCCTCCGCCGTCTTCTACGACCGCTTCGGCGCCACCGAGTTGGGCTGGGGCGTCATGGTGCACCCCCGCTCGCTCAGCTCGCAGCGCAACGACCGCTGCATCGGCCGCCCGGACGCGCTGTCCGAGGTCGTGGTGCTGCGCCGGGACGGCACCCGGGCCACCGCCGGGGAGGTGGGGCTGCTGGGCGTCAGCGGCCCGACCGTCACCGCCGGTTACTGGAACGACTCCGACACCACCTACCGCAGCCGGCTCTCCGGGTACTGGCTCTCCGGCGACCTCGCCTACCAGGACGAGGCCGGGTACTTCTACCAACTGGACCGTGCCGTGGACGCGGTCGAGACCGCCGAGGGCATCGCGCACTCGGTCCACATGGAGGAGTTCCTGCTCAACGAGCTCCCGGTGCTCGCGGACTGCGCCGTGGTCGGTGGCTGCCTCGACGGCATGAACGTGCTGGTGGCGGTGGTCACCACCGGCGAGGCCCGACCCCGCCCCGAGACGGTGCTCGCCTCGGCCAACAAGGTACTGCGCGAGGCCGGCCACCAGGAGCTGTCCGTGCTGGAACTGGCGCGCACGGACGCCGATTTCCCTCAGGGAGTGACCGGCAAGGTGCTCAAGCGGCAGCTCCGCGCCAAGTACGCGGAACTGGCGGGCTATCTGCGCGCCTGCGACACCGACGCGGTCGCCTGGACCCTGGACGTCGGCTGA
- a CDS encoding chorismate mutase family protein, with translation MATTEPTQPERQLADLRAELDALDARLLDVVRERIEVCVRIAHHKSAHGVPMMQPHRIGVVQERAARYGERHGVDQEFLRRLYDLIIEETCRVEDLVMGNRP, from the coding sequence GTGGCGACGACGGAGCCGACCCAGCCCGAACGACAACTCGCGGACCTGCGCGCCGAGTTGGACGCACTCGATGCGCGGCTGCTCGACGTGGTGCGCGAGCGCATCGAGGTGTGCGTGCGGATCGCGCACCACAAGTCCGCGCACGGCGTGCCGATGATGCAGCCGCACCGCATCGGCGTCGTCCAGGAGCGCGCCGCGCGCTACGGCGAGCGCCACGGCGTCGATCAGGAGTTCCTGCGCCGGCTCTACGACCTGATCATCGAGGAGACCTGTCGGGTCGAGGACCTCGTCATGGGCAACAGGCCCTAG